The following proteins come from a genomic window of Nocardioides albertanoniae:
- a CDS encoding tripartite tricarboxylate transporter TctB family protein, giving the protein MSAHDTQPDTPRDDRPARRVDLGQYALAAFMIVVGIYTVFDAARLEVGFADPVGPRVFPYVIGSGLVLVGALLAIATARGSQPEPEEGEDVDLSESADWLTVLKLVTVLLITVATVNLLGWALSGAVLFAGAAWSLGSRTLIRDVIVGLVLAIGSWYAFHVGLGIPLTPGVLDGIL; this is encoded by the coding sequence GTGAGCGCCCACGACACCCAACCCGACACCCCACGCGACGACCGCCCCGCCCGCCGGGTCGACCTCGGCCAGTACGCGCTGGCCGCGTTCATGATCGTCGTCGGGATCTACACCGTCTTCGACGCCGCACGTCTGGAGGTCGGCTTCGCCGATCCCGTCGGCCCCCGGGTCTTCCCGTACGTCATCGGCTCGGGGCTCGTCCTGGTCGGTGCGCTGCTCGCGATCGCCACCGCCCGCGGCTCCCAGCCGGAGCCGGAGGAGGGCGAGGACGTCGACCTCAGCGAGTCGGCCGACTGGCTCACCGTGCTCAAGCTGGTCACGGTGCTGCTGATCACGGTCGCCACCGTCAATCTGCTCGGCTGGGCGCTCTCGGGCGCCGTGCTCTTCGCCGGCGCCGCTTGGTCGCTCGGCAGCCGCACGCTGATCCGTGACGTGATCGTCGGGCTCGTCCTGGCGATCGGCAGCTGGTACGCCTTCCACGTCGGTCTGGGCATCCCGCTCACCCCCGGTGTGCTCGACGGAATCCTGTGA
- a CDS encoding tripartite tricarboxylate transporter permease — translation MENFDLLMGGLQSALTPMNLLYAAIGVLLGTFVGVLPGIGPAMAIALLLPVTYRLEPTSAFIMFAGLYYGGMYGGSTTSILLNTPGESASVMTALEGNKMARAGRGAQALATAAVGSFVAGTIGTILVAFFSPALADVAVDLGAPSYFALMVLALVMTTTVLGTSALRGFAALFLGLTIGLVGLDLNTGQPRLTFGVTQLVDRLDIVVVAVGIFALGEALWVAAHLRRKPAHVIPVGRPWMGRDDWGRSWKPWLRGTAFGFPFGALPAGGAEIPTFLSYLTERKLSKRKDFGRGAIEGVAGPEAANNASAAGMFVPMLALGLPVTATASVMLSALQGYGITPGPQLMTEHADLVWTLLASLLIGNTLLLVLNLPLAPLWARLLRIPRPQLYAGILFFACLGAYATNLDPFDIALLVAFGLLGLMMRRFGLPVLPLILGVILGPLMETKLREALTISGGDYAGLFNEPLAVIIYVLIALFILGRPFIARARARVEGSATVEDEKELVN, via the coding sequence ATGGAGAACTTCGACCTGCTCATGGGCGGACTGCAGTCCGCCCTCACCCCGATGAACCTGCTCTACGCCGCCATCGGCGTGCTGCTGGGCACCTTCGTCGGCGTGCTGCCCGGCATCGGACCGGCGATGGCCATCGCGCTGCTGCTGCCCGTGACGTACCGCCTCGAGCCGACCAGCGCGTTCATCATGTTCGCCGGCCTCTACTACGGAGGCATGTACGGCGGATCCACCACATCCATCCTGCTGAACACACCGGGGGAGTCCGCCTCGGTGATGACGGCGCTGGAGGGCAACAAGATGGCCCGGGCGGGGCGTGGCGCGCAGGCGCTGGCCACCGCCGCGGTCGGCTCGTTCGTCGCCGGCACCATCGGCACGATCCTGGTGGCCTTCTTCTCGCCGGCGCTGGCCGACGTGGCCGTCGACCTGGGCGCACCGTCCTACTTCGCTCTGATGGTGCTGGCCCTGGTCATGACCACCACCGTGCTCGGCACCTCGGCGCTGCGCGGCTTCGCGGCGCTGTTCCTCGGCCTGACGATCGGCCTGGTCGGCCTCGACCTCAACACCGGCCAGCCGCGACTCACCTTCGGCGTCACCCAGCTCGTCGACCGGCTCGACATCGTCGTCGTCGCGGTCGGTATCTTCGCCCTCGGTGAGGCCCTGTGGGTCGCCGCCCACCTGCGCCGGAAGCCGGCGCACGTGATCCCCGTCGGACGCCCATGGATGGGCCGCGACGACTGGGGCCGCTCCTGGAAGCCGTGGCTGCGCGGCACCGCCTTCGGGTTCCCGTTCGGTGCGCTGCCGGCCGGTGGCGCGGAGATCCCGACCTTTCTCTCCTACCTGACCGAGCGGAAGCTCTCCAAGCGCAAGGACTTCGGCCGCGGCGCCATCGAGGGCGTCGCCGGACCGGAGGCGGCCAACAACGCCTCGGCGGCCGGGATGTTCGTGCCGATGCTCGCCCTCGGTCTGCCGGTGACGGCGACCGCGTCGGTGATGCTCTCGGCGCTGCAGGGCTACGGCATCACGCCCGGCCCGCAGCTGATGACCGAGCATGCCGACCTGGTGTGGACGCTGCTGGCCAGCCTGCTGATCGGCAACACGCTCCTGCTGGTGCTCAACCTGCCGCTGGCGCCGCTGTGGGCACGCCTGCTGCGGATCCCGCGCCCGCAGCTCTACGCAGGCATCCTGTTCTTCGCCTGCCTGGGGGCGTACGCCACCAACCTGGACCCGTTCGACATCGCCCTGCTGGTCGCGTTCGGCCTGCTCGGGCTGATGATGCGTCGCTTCGGGCTGCCGGTGCTGCCGCTGATCCTCGGCGTCATCCTGGGCCCGCTGATGGAGACCAAGCTGCGTGAGGCGCTGACGATCTCCGGCGGTGACTATGCCGGGCTCTTCAACGAGCCGCTCGCGGTGATCATCTACGTGCTGATCGCATTGTTCATCCTGGGCCGCCCGTTCATCGCCCGGGCCCGGGCACGGGTCGAGGGTTCGGCCACCGTCGAGGACGAGAAGGAGCTGGTGAACTGA
- a CDS encoding universal stress protein encodes MSTPAGGWVIVAWAPDEYGAVALDWALADAERRDRGVVVVNASRGDALVDDRYALDDQLSELERRLTESGRPHEIRQSIDPDVAGAVLDAAEQLDARLIVVGLRRRTPVGKLLMGSVAQRILLGAACPVLSVKPGSVPD; translated from the coding sequence ATGAGCACTCCCGCAGGTGGCTGGGTGATCGTGGCCTGGGCGCCGGACGAGTACGGCGCGGTGGCACTCGACTGGGCGCTCGCCGACGCCGAGCGTCGCGACCGCGGCGTCGTGGTCGTCAACGCCTCCCGGGGCGACGCGCTGGTCGATGACCGCTACGCCCTCGACGACCAGCTCTCCGAGCTCGAGCGTCGCCTCACCGAGTCGGGTCGGCCCCACGAGATCCGGCAGTCGATCGACCCCGACGTCGCCGGCGCGGTCCTCGACGCGGCCGAGCAGCTCGACGCCCGGCTGATCGTGGTCGGTCTGCGCAGGCGTACGCCGGTGGGCAAGCTGCTGATGGGCAGCGTCGCCCAGCGCATCCTGCTCGGCGCAGCCTGCCCGGTCCTGTCGGTCAAGCCGGGCTCGGTGCCCGACTGA
- the rimO gene encoding 30S ribosomal protein S12 methylthiotransferase RimO, which produces MSVAMVTLGCTRNEVDSEELAGRLSAGGFRLVADPDQADTVVVNTCGFVEQAKKDSVDTLLEAADLKASANNGGKAQAVVAVGCMAERYGKDLAAELPEADAVLGFDDYPDIASKLRAIVAGEAHHPHTPQDRRLLLPISPVERDASEISVPGMASVDQVPGFAGRTRLDDAPWAPLKLASGCDRRCTFCAIPQFRGSFVSRRPSDVLHEAQWLAGQGVKELFLVSENSTSYGKDLGDIRLLETLLPELAAVDGIERVRVSYLQPAETRPDLLKVIATTPGVTPYFDLSFQHASNAVLRRMKRFGDPESFMGLLNQIRAYDPTAGVRSNVIVGFPGETEEDLQILTDFLVEARMDVTGVFGYSDEEGTEAADFDDALKLDADEIRARVEHVNELVEELTAQRAEERIGEQVVVLVEEIDDGEILGRAAHQGPEVDGMTSLEGDVDGVRPGDLVHATVIAAEGVDLVAEVSE; this is translated from the coding sequence CTGTCGGTCGCGATGGTGACCCTCGGGTGCACCCGCAACGAGGTCGACTCCGAGGAGCTCGCCGGCCGGCTGAGCGCGGGCGGCTTCCGGCTGGTCGCCGACCCCGACCAGGCCGACACCGTGGTGGTGAACACCTGCGGGTTCGTCGAGCAGGCGAAGAAGGACTCGGTCGACACGCTGCTCGAGGCCGCCGACCTCAAGGCCTCTGCCAACAACGGGGGCAAGGCGCAGGCGGTCGTCGCGGTCGGCTGCATGGCCGAGCGCTACGGCAAGGACCTGGCCGCCGAGCTGCCTGAGGCCGATGCGGTGCTCGGCTTCGACGACTACCCCGACATCGCCTCCAAGCTCCGCGCGATCGTCGCCGGTGAGGCCCACCACCCGCACACGCCGCAGGACCGGCGCCTGCTGCTGCCGATCTCCCCGGTCGAGCGCGACGCGTCCGAGATCTCGGTGCCCGGCATGGCGTCGGTCGACCAGGTGCCCGGCTTCGCCGGGCGTACGCGGCTCGACGACGCCCCGTGGGCGCCGCTGAAGCTCGCCTCGGGCTGCGACCGCCGGTGCACCTTCTGCGCGATCCCGCAGTTCCGCGGCTCGTTCGTCTCGCGCCGGCCCTCCGATGTGCTCCACGAGGCCCAGTGGTTGGCCGGCCAGGGGGTCAAGGAGCTCTTCCTGGTGAGCGAGAACTCCACCTCCTACGGCAAGGACCTCGGCGACATCCGCCTGCTGGAGACGCTGTTGCCTGAGCTCGCCGCCGTCGATGGCATCGAGCGGGTGCGCGTCTCCTACCTGCAGCCCGCCGAGACCCGCCCCGACCTGCTGAAGGTCATCGCGACCACCCCCGGCGTCACCCCCTACTTCGACCTGAGCTTCCAGCACGCCTCCAACGCGGTGCTGCGGCGGATGAAGCGGTTCGGCGACCCCGAGAGCTTCATGGGGTTGCTCAACCAGATCAGGGCCTACGACCCGACCGCCGGTGTCCGCTCCAACGTCATCGTCGGCTTCCCCGGTGAGACCGAGGAAGACCTCCAGATCCTCACCGACTTCCTGGTCGAGGCGCGCATGGACGTCACCGGCGTCTTCGGCTACTCCGACGAGGAGGGCACCGAGGCGGCCGACTTCGACGACGCGCTCAAGCTCGACGCCGACGAGATCCGTGCCCGTGTCGAGCACGTCAACGAGCTCGTCGAGGAGCTCACCGCCCAGCGGGCCGAGGAGCGTATCGGCGAGCAGGTCGTCGTGCTCGTCGAGGAGATCGACGACGGCGAGATCCTCGGCCGGGCGGCCCATCAGGGTCCCGAGGTCGACGGGATGACGTCGCTCGAGGGCGACGTCGACGGCGTACGGCCTGGTGATCTTGTCCACGCGACCGTCATCGCCGCAGAAGGCGTTGACCTGGTCGCCGAAGTGAGCGAATAG
- the pgsA gene encoding CDP-diacylglycerol--glycerol-3-phosphate 3-phosphatidyltransferase, whose product MNDETTAAEGSVQKTSNWNVPNALTTLRIIAVPFFAWTLLADGGDNPTLRWVSFVIFALAMITDKIDGDLARKHNLVTDFGKIADPIADKAVTGMAFIGLSIVGDVWWWVTIIVLLREWSVTLLRLSVLKRIVIAADQLGKIKTTVQAVALGGLLLPLPHGSAHGGAFGDFLPWEILFYAFQACLAVAVALTMWSGGQFFASVWKQRDALRTSGS is encoded by the coding sequence GTGAACGACGAGACCACTGCTGCCGAGGGTTCGGTGCAGAAGACGAGCAACTGGAACGTACCCAACGCGCTGACCACGCTGCGGATCATCGCGGTGCCGTTCTTCGCCTGGACGCTGCTCGCCGACGGCGGCGACAACCCCACGCTGCGTTGGGTCTCGTTCGTGATCTTCGCGCTCGCGATGATCACCGACAAGATCGACGGTGACCTCGCGCGCAAGCACAACCTGGTCACCGACTTCGGCAAGATCGCCGACCCGATCGCCGACAAGGCGGTCACCGGCATGGCCTTCATCGGGCTCTCGATCGTCGGCGACGTCTGGTGGTGGGTGACGATCATCGTGCTGCTGCGCGAGTGGAGCGTCACGCTGCTGCGGCTCTCGGTCCTGAAACGGATCGTGATCGCGGCCGACCAGCTCGGCAAGATCAAGACCACCGTGCAGGCGGTCGCGCTCGGGGGGCTGCTGCTGCCGTTGCCGCACGGTTCGGCCCATGGCGGCGCGTTCGGTGACTTCCTGCCCTGGGAGATCCTCTTCTACGCCTTCCAGGCCTGCCTCGCGGTCGCGGTGGCGCTGACGATGTGGTCGGGCGGCCAGTTCTTCGCCAGCGTGTGGAAGCAGCGCGACGCGCTGCGCACCTCGGGTTCCTGA
- a CDS encoding ExeM/NucH family extracellular endonuclease: MFSARQVLGSVVGLTAAVTGISAVAVPAARAATAAEAVTIADIQGTGAASPLDGETVTTSGIVTAAYPSGGFYGFYLQTSGTGGELDLGDHDASDAVFVYQPRSAGAVTVEPGDAVTVTGEVTEYAGLTEVSVAAAGDIVTDGSGSIDPVVSRWPASAAQKESLEGMLLAPQGDFTVSNTYGVENYGELGLAHGDHPLLQPTEVARPGSEEADAVEEDNAARGIVLDDGSSSTLRPPTSRTVPYVSNESPVVVGASVDFRGPVILSEGGSPSAPTYRLQPTQVATADPASWPADFENLRTDAPDEGKIGRRADVKIASFNVLNYFTTLGDADDDNVGDGGCQAYKDRAGDGNNVSGGCDQRGAWDPADLGRQQAKIVSAINALDADVVGLMEIENSARLGEPTDEATRSLVDALNAAAGRPVWTANPSSAELPDAAGSDVITNAIIYKRSVVRPLGEARALGDQSGDDQAFGNAREPIGQVFTPVAGGAPFFFVVNHFKSKGSPGPWPGDGDTGDGQGASNESRVRQATALVSWVSSIKDETGIADVALAGDFNSYTQEDPMQVLYEAGFADSETLSGNGEYSYSFSGLVGSLDHVLLNEHAQRRFTGSDIWSINSGESVLFEYSRYNYTGVDLHTDTPFRSSDHDPVVVGLTRNAGR; encoded by the coding sequence ATGTTCTCAGCACGTCAGGTGCTCGGTTCGGTGGTCGGTCTGACGGCCGCCGTCACCGGTATCAGCGCGGTCGCCGTCCCGGCCGCACGCGCCGCCACGGCGGCAGAGGCGGTCACGATCGCCGACATCCAGGGCACGGGCGCCGCCAGCCCGCTCGACGGCGAGACCGTGACCACCAGCGGCATCGTCACCGCTGCCTATCCCTCCGGCGGTTTCTACGGGTTCTACCTGCAGACCTCCGGCACGGGCGGGGAGCTCGACCTGGGCGACCACGACGCCTCCGACGCGGTCTTCGTCTACCAGCCGCGCTCCGCAGGTGCCGTCACCGTCGAGCCGGGCGACGCGGTGACGGTGACCGGCGAGGTCACCGAGTATGCGGGGCTGACCGAGGTGTCGGTCGCGGCCGCTGGTGACATCGTGACCGACGGGTCCGGCTCCATCGACCCCGTGGTCTCCCGGTGGCCGGCCAGCGCCGCGCAGAAGGAGTCGCTGGAGGGCATGCTCCTCGCGCCGCAGGGCGACTTCACGGTGAGCAACACCTACGGCGTGGAGAACTACGGCGAGCTCGGCCTCGCGCACGGCGACCACCCGCTGCTCCAGCCGACCGAGGTCGCGCGACCGGGGTCGGAGGAGGCCGACGCTGTCGAGGAAGACAACGCCGCCCGCGGCATCGTGCTCGACGACGGCTCCTCGAGCACGCTGCGTCCGCCGACGAGCCGCACCGTCCCGTACGTCTCCAACGAGTCGCCGGTCGTGGTCGGCGCCTCCGTCGACTTCCGCGGCCCGGTGATCCTCTCCGAGGGCGGCTCGCCCTCGGCGCCGACCTACCGGCTCCAGCCCACCCAGGTCGCCACCGCCGACCCGGCGTCGTGGCCGGCCGACTTCGAGAACCTGCGCACCGATGCCCCCGACGAGGGCAAGATCGGCCGCCGCGCAGACGTGAAGATCGCCTCGTTCAACGTGCTCAACTACTTCACCACGCTGGGTGACGCCGACGACGACAACGTCGGTGACGGCGGCTGTCAGGCCTACAAGGACCGTGCCGGCGACGGCAACAACGTGAGCGGCGGCTGCGACCAGCGCGGCGCCTGGGACCCGGCCGACCTCGGTCGCCAGCAGGCGAAGATCGTCTCCGCGATCAACGCCCTCGACGCCGATGTCGTCGGTCTGATGGAGATCGAGAACTCCGCCCGGCTGGGGGAGCCCACCGATGAGGCGACCCGCTCGTTGGTCGACGCCCTCAACGCTGCCGCCGGTCGGCCGGTGTGGACGGCCAACCCGTCGTCGGCCGAGCTGCCCGACGCCGCCGGCTCCGACGTGATCACCAACGCGATCATCTACAAGCGCTCCGTGGTACGTCCGCTCGGCGAGGCCCGTGCGCTGGGTGACCAGAGCGGCGACGACCAGGCCTTCGGCAACGCTCGCGAGCCGATCGGCCAGGTGTTCACGCCCGTCGCCGGCGGCGCGCCGTTCTTCTTCGTGGTCAACCACTTCAAGTCGAAGGGCTCGCCGGGCCCGTGGCCGGGCGACGGCGACACCGGCGACGGCCAGGGCGCCTCCAACGAGTCGCGGGTGCGCCAGGCGACCGCCCTGGTCTCGTGGGTCTCCTCGATCAAGGACGAGACCGGCATCGCCGACGTCGCGCTCGCCGGCGACTTCAACTCCTACACCCAGGAGGATCCGATGCAGGTGCTCTACGAGGCCGGCTTCGCCGACTCCGAGACGCTGAGCGGCAACGGCGAGTACAGCTACTCCTTCTCCGGACTCGTCGGCTCGCTCGACCACGTGCTGCTCAACGAGCACGCCCAGCGCCGCTTCACCGGCTCCGACATCTGGTCGATCAACTCCGGCGAGTCGGTGCTCTTCGAGTACAGCCGCTACAACTACACCGGCGTCGACCTGCACACCGACACCCCGTTCCGCTCCTCCGACCACGACCCGGTCGTGGTCGGTCTCACGCGCAACGCCGGCCGGTGA
- a CDS encoding CinA family protein, with product MAAVEDLHAALREAGATVASAESLTAGRLAALLTEPPGASETYRGGFVTYATELKHTLLGVPASVIESVGVVSAECAAAMAAGARERSGATYALATTGVAGPDEQEGKPVGTVHLGISGPLGETTVQLALSGSRDQIQRDTCLYAVEELLGLLRREDRGVR from the coding sequence ATGGCTGCTGTCGAGGATCTTCATGCCGCGCTGCGCGAGGCCGGCGCGACCGTGGCGAGCGCCGAGTCGCTGACCGCCGGGCGGCTGGCTGCGCTGCTCACCGAGCCGCCGGGGGCGTCGGAGACGTATCGGGGTGGGTTCGTGACGTACGCGACCGAGCTGAAGCACACCCTGCTGGGCGTGCCGGCCTCGGTGATCGAGAGCGTCGGGGTGGTCTCTGCCGAGTGCGCCGCGGCGATGGCCGCGGGGGCGCGCGAGCGGTCTGGGGCGACGTACGCTCTCGCGACCACGGGGGTGGCCGGGCCCGACGAGCAGGAGGGAAAGCCGGTCGGCACGGTCCATCTCGGGATCTCCGGTCCGCTCGGCGAGACAACGGTGCAACTCGCGCTCTCCGGCTCGCGCGATCAGATCCAGCGTGATACCTGTTTGTACGCTGTGGAAGAACTCCTCGGACTACTCCGGCGGGAAGATCGAGGGGTCAGGTAG
- a CDS encoding helix-turn-helix domain-containing protein — protein MVLFRRLLGEVLRVHRLERGMTLREVSAEARVSLGYISEIERGQKEASSELLASLCSALDVALSDVLRDVSDAVALEEATILRMPVLAAADDVAAA, from the coding sequence ATGGTGCTCTTCCGTCGATTGCTCGGCGAGGTGCTTCGAGTCCACCGGCTCGAGCGCGGGATGACCCTGCGCGAGGTCTCTGCCGAGGCACGAGTCAGTCTTGGCTACATCTCTGAGATCGAGCGTGGCCAGAAGGAAGCCTCCTCCGAGCTGCTCGCCTCGCTGTGCAGCGCCCTCGACGTGGCGCTCTCCGACGTGCTCCGCGACGTCTCCGATGCTGTGGCCCTCGAAGAGGCCACCATCCTCCGGATGCCGGTGCTCGCCGCGGCCGACGACGTGGCCGCCGCCTGA
- a CDS encoding DNA-formamidopyrimidine glycosylase family protein, protein MPEGDAVLRTARALNRGLAGQVLRRTDFRVPQLATTDLSGGTVLTTETRGKHLLTRIDHRTGEWTLHTHLKMEGSWRVLDVGRRWPKPGFQARVVLGTETTEAVGFLLGTVELLPRDQEHAAFDHLGPDILADSWDPDEALRRLLRQPGRTLFEALRDQTNLAGIGTIYAAETCFIAGVSPLRQVADATERLPAMLQRTRELMKAEWSRSRRMWVYGRRACRRCGGTVSLARVGPAGQERPAYFCTFCQR, encoded by the coding sequence GTGCCTGAGGGCGACGCGGTCCTGCGGACCGCGCGAGCGCTGAACCGGGGGCTGGCGGGGCAGGTGCTGCGGCGTACGGACTTCCGGGTGCCGCAGCTGGCGACGACCGACCTCTCCGGTGGCACCGTGCTCACCACGGAGACTCGCGGCAAGCACCTGCTGACCCGGATCGACCACCGCACCGGCGAGTGGACGCTGCACACCCATCTGAAGATGGAGGGCTCCTGGCGTGTCCTCGACGTCGGCCGGCGCTGGCCGAAGCCCGGTTTCCAGGCGCGGGTGGTGCTCGGCACGGAGACCACCGAGGCCGTCGGATTCCTCCTCGGCACCGTCGAGCTGCTCCCGCGCGACCAGGAGCACGCAGCGTTCGACCATCTCGGGCCCGACATCCTCGCCGACTCCTGGGACCCCGACGAAGCCCTGCGACGTCTCCTGCGACAGCCCGGACGCACCCTCTTCGAGGCGCTTCGCGACCAGACCAACCTGGCCGGTATCGGCACGATCTACGCCGCAGAGACCTGCTTCATCGCCGGAGTCAGCCCACTGCGGCAGGTCGCTGACGCCACCGAGCGGCTCCCCGCCATGTTGCAACGCACTCGCGAGCTGATGAAGGCCGAGTGGTCGCGCTCGCGCCGGATGTGGGTCTACGGCCGCCGAGCCTGTCGCCGCTGCGGCGGCACCGTGAGCCTGGCTCGGGTCGGTCCAGCCGGCCAGGAGCGCCCGGCCTACTTCTGCACCTTCTGCCAGCGCTGA